The window TCAATTCCAATTTCTATGCCAGTGCAAATGGTACAACAGCTTCTTCAAGAACCAAACTTTCAAATTCATCATTCTCAGCTGGATTTTGTAGCCAATTATTCGATATCAAACCATTTGAGGCCAAGGCCAAGAGCTCCGATTCGTTTAAACCTTGAGCCGGCCCGATACTACAACGATCAGTCCCGTGTTTAGCTACTGCATCCTTGAATTTCTTGATCTGCATTCAAATATTAGATTTTGGATATCAAATCTCTGGACACAAAgaaaccacattttcaaaataatgGCTTATTGAACTTTCAAAAGTGGATATATAAAATCCAAATGTGCAAGAAAACCGACAAATCCACGTTATCTTGGTTATCAGATCCCCAACAGGAAAGATTAAACCACAATTTCAAACGATTCACCTCAAAAAAATGAATTTTGGATATGAAATCCCAACACAAGAACAAAACACAAATCAAAATCCAGATTTTTCAAGAACTAGATCTGGATGCAAAAACCAATGCACAAAAGCGAAAAACAAATCCAAATTCCGATCTTGACTCAAACCAAAACTAAATCTTGGATATCAGATCCCAATGCACAAGACCCATAATCCAAATTCATCACTCCAATTCAAGAATTGAATCTTAGATCCAAAATCCCAATACACAACACCAGAACAAACTACAAATTTCAAATCTTGattaatccaaaaaaaaaaagattctcAAACATAAATGGATTCAGATATCTTACAGTTGCATTGGTACAGCTGAAGCTACACAATTTGCCATCTGCACCTCTATAGAATCTAAAGAAGGGTAAGACATGAACATTAAGGGCATGACACATGACCTTATGTTGTTCGAAATTAACCTTGAGAAAGATCGAATCCGGGTTCATTTCAGCCAGTTGACAGATCTGTGAAAAATCGAGTAATTATCAATGGAAGTCCCAAAAATCTCTTGTATAATTTGAACAGACTACAAATGACCCAAGATTTGGTCCGAGGAAAGGTAAATTTACCTTAGGATGCAAAGCTTTGCAGCCTCCACAACCAGGGGAATAAAATCCAAGTATAACCAATCTATCCCCAGCAATTAACAAAAAATCAATAAGTTCTTGTGCAGAATGGATCTCCAGCATGTTTGGCTGAAGGGATTTTTCCCACCATCTATGAGCTTTGCTAATACAAACAGATGGTTGAGCCTAAGATCACCCAAAAAAATAggaaaaaatcagaaaatttatGAAAAAAACTGGATAAAATTATGTGCTGAAGATAAAAATCCTCACATTGATGGGTTCATAATTTGGAGGAGCTTTAATGGTCAAATTGCTTTTACTTTTCCGATCGGACACATCAAGGGTCTTCctccaaaaatcatttaaattagaTTCCTTGAATTTCAGAGCTCCAATCGAAGAACAAACCCGAAAAGACTCTTGCCCTCTGTTCTTGAATATGGCTTCACCAGGCCCGGAAACAGAAAACCCACCCTTCAAGCAAGACATCTTCAAGATTCAGCAACTTTTAATGTTGCAAACAAGTCGAATCgaacaaaaacaacaaacaaATAAACCCTCTCTATCTGAATCCAAACCGTTATTTTTTGTGCCTAATCTATAAAAACAAGCACAAAAAACCCAgaaatcagaaatcaaagcaaGACCCACTAATCCTACAGGAGAAATAACACCAAGAAACAAGAAGAAAAGATCGTTCTTTTCACTCGGGAAGAAAAGTCGTTGGGAAACTTGGGAAAAAAAGGGGCTTGTGGTTTTGTCGTCTTGAAATTTTTCAGAGACACAAGGCCAAAGAAAAGGAAATCTTGGATGCGGTATCAGAGAGAGAGAGATTCAAAGAGAGAAGGGGGGAGGGTCCAGATATTTGCCCTTATCCATTTGTTCCATTTCATTTATCAATATGTCTCCCGTATGGAAATTGGGCTGTTCGGTACATGTTCCTCGCTCGTTTCTAGGATTTCTTTTGTGGATAAGATTTTATCACGGGTGACAACTAGGATTTACCTGTGCAACTTCGTTTCACCGCATAGCTTTTTGGATAAGAGTTTTCAAGGATAAAAAATTTGTCGGGTAAATTATAAGTATTTTCTCTTTTTGGAAGTGGTTAGGAATATGAATTATGATAGAATGGATGTTATtgcaaaaaaatttctttattaTTGCTTCATATTTCGATTGAAAATATATGCACAAAGTTAACAAGGAATTTTTTCATGTACCCATATATTTCACTAAGCAGTATTTTTATAAtagttattaaaataaaataacccGACACTGCACTGAACGGGTAACGGGTTTTAGTGGACTGGCCTCATTATATATATgacaaataatatatttatgtttCATGAAAAAAAATGAATGTATGCTAAAAAATAATGAATATCATAACACTTAACTTTAATCCACAATATCTATATTTCCTCTtgttaatttataaataaatgttatgctttaaattaatttttgttaAGATCAGtagaagtgtttagaagggatgAATAAACATCTCATAATTTTGTCTTCTTAAATCTGAGCAGCATTGCTCAACTTGTGTTAGCAAATTAAATTGAATATCAACCTTCAAAGTTCAGTAGGCAACTGAAAATATAGTGTGGAAAGAGTCCAACCGAACTTTGTGACCGTTAGTGAAAATCAGTAAACCACAAACAGTCGAAAAAGTAAAATTTTATTGAAGGAAAAAACAAACATGAGTTATTTATGTGAGTTTGAAAGACAAAAATCTTCTacctctttttttctttttccataatgttttcactaaaagactttaatTATTACAAAACTCGCAAACATCAACTTCAGTATGACTTATACAATACCTAATGAAACTCTTAGAAATAACTtctcacaaataaaaaatgaattttgAACCAAAAGACTATTCATATCGGTTACAAAAATTCACATAAAATACAATATACACTTTGAAACAATTGCGAGTACATGTTCAACACATATAATCTCTGAAAAGATATGATATTCCATAGAATACTTTCAACAAAGCTTTGAATCTCTGAATATTAAGATGAACTTTTATAGAAAAATCTCAACGTTCAGATTCGAACAACTATAAATCATTCATACCAAGGtcataaccaaaataattctgGATGTCATACGTTATTCGTCTTATTCCAATATAGTATACATCAATAAATGCATGTGATACTAACATTCAAcagcca is drawn from Primulina eburnea isolate SZY01 chromosome 10, ASM2296580v1, whole genome shotgun sequence and contains these coding sequences:
- the LOC140803266 gene encoding thioredoxin-like 1-2, chloroplastic: MSCLKGGFSVSGPGEAIFKNRGQESFRVCSSIGALKFKESNLNDFWRKTLDVSDRKSKSNLTIKAPPNYEPINAQPSVCISKAHRWWEKSLQPNMLEIHSAQELIDFLLIAGDRLVILGFYSPGCGGCKALHPKICQLAEMNPDSIFLKVNFEQHKVMCHALNVHVLPFFRFYRGADGKLCSFSCTNATIKKFKDAVAKHGTDRCSIGPAQGLNESELLALASNGLISNNWLQNPAENDEFESLVLEEAVVPFALA